The Spirosoma radiotolerans genome has a window encoding:
- a CDS encoding acyclic terpene utilization AtuA family protein → MKPTVRIGCGAGFSGDRLEPALVLVQHGELDYLVLECLAERTIALAQKRKRQDATLGYDPLLERRIESLLPHLLEKKVRLITNMGAANPLAAAQKIVDIAQRLSLSVTVAAVTGDDVFSLLSGRETALETSQPLADSGTLVSANAYLGIDAILPALATNADIIITGRVADPSLFLAPLVHEFSWSVDDYDQLGQGTVIGHLLECAGQLTGGYFADPGRKDVPDMAHLGHPFADVSSDGTAVFSKVAGTGGALSLMTAKEQLLYEVMDPSRYMTPDVVADFTSVRLAETGPNQVRASGGCGQSRPNTLKVSVGYEAGFIGEGEISYAGSNALGRAKLAGVILQERLKDRFTDLRIDYIGSTSVHRTAFGHYPDPYEIRLRVAAKAKTAQQAALVGEEVEALYTNGPAGGGGARKYVHELVGIVSTLLDRHRLTPQVTLFQS, encoded by the coding sequence ATGAAACCAACCGTCCGAATCGGGTGCGGGGCCGGCTTCTCCGGCGATCGGCTCGAACCAGCGCTTGTTCTGGTGCAGCATGGTGAATTAGACTATCTGGTGCTGGAATGCCTGGCCGAACGCACCATTGCGCTGGCCCAGAAACGGAAACGGCAGGATGCCACGCTGGGCTACGACCCGCTGCTGGAACGCCGAATCGAAAGTTTGTTGCCCCATTTGCTGGAAAAGAAAGTACGCCTGATCACCAACATGGGCGCGGCTAATCCGCTGGCGGCTGCCCAAAAAATTGTCGACATCGCTCAACGCTTATCGCTCTCGGTAACGGTAGCCGCTGTCACCGGCGACGACGTGTTCAGTCTGCTTTCGGGCCGTGAAACGGCACTGGAAACGAGCCAGCCCTTGGCCGATTCAGGTACGCTCGTTTCGGCCAATGCCTACCTGGGTATCGATGCTATTTTACCGGCGCTGGCTACGAATGCCGATATTATCATTACGGGCCGCGTGGCCGATCCCTCGTTGTTTTTAGCCCCGCTGGTTCATGAGTTTAGCTGGTCGGTGGATGATTACGATCAATTAGGACAGGGTACCGTGATTGGGCACTTATTGGAATGCGCCGGTCAGCTCACCGGTGGCTACTTCGCGGATCCGGGCCGCAAAGACGTGCCCGACATGGCGCACTTGGGACATCCTTTTGCCGATGTTTCGTCCGACGGCACCGCCGTTTTCAGTAAAGTAGCCGGTACCGGGGGGGCCTTAAGTCTGATGACTGCCAAAGAGCAGCTTCTTTACGAAGTAATGGATCCCAGCCGCTACATGACCCCCGACGTAGTCGCCGATTTCACGTCGGTTCGGTTGGCTGAAACGGGTCCTAATCAGGTCCGCGCTTCGGGGGGTTGTGGGCAATCCCGACCCAACACCTTGAAAGTCAGCGTAGGCTACGAAGCCGGTTTTATCGGCGAAGGCGAAATTTCCTATGCCGGTTCAAACGCCCTTGGCCGGGCGAAACTGGCCGGAGTTATTCTCCAGGAACGATTAAAAGACCGGTTCACGGATTTACGAATCGATTACATTGGCAGCACATCGGTCCATCGAACGGCCTTTGGACATTATCCGGACCCCTATGAGATTCGGCTTCGGGTGGCCGCAAAAGCAAAAACGGCGCAACAGGCGGCTTTGGTTGGCGAAGAAGTCGAAGCTCTTTACACCAATGGCCCGGCCGGCGGGGGCGGAGCCCGTAAGTACGTTCATGAACTGGTGGGTATCGTCTCGACGCTCCTGGACCGCCATCGACTAACGCCACAGGTAACGCTATTTCAATCATGA
- a CDS encoding CitMHS family transporter gives MLSLLGFTTIAVFLVLIITKRLSVITALVLVPVIMGFLAGLGPKELGEMILAGIKQVAPTGILLMFAVLYFGTMLDVGLFDPIIAAIIRFVKGDPLKVILGTAVLTMIVHLDGDGTATFMIVMSAFLPIYKQLGINRLILTGIVALSVGPMHLVPWSGTSARAISTLKTDATQLFNPNIPAIVAGIGWVLFAAYWFGLKERKRLGIIDLDYVHQESLTDEQRQFRRPRLFWVNAALTVALITTLMKGWVPAPALFISAAIVALLINYPRLPDQQKVLRSHGNNIFMVSSMIFAAGVFSGILTGSKMIDAMATSVVSLIPQQHAAWLPTLTAITSMPASLLFTPDAYYFGVVPILSQTATQFGIDPLEIGRAALLGQMTVGFPVSPLTASTFLLVGLADVDLGDHQKFILKWAFGTTLVMTLVALLTGSIHL, from the coding sequence ATGCTTTCGTTACTTGGCTTTACCACCATTGCCGTTTTCCTGGTGCTGATTATCACCAAACGATTATCCGTCATTACGGCGCTGGTGTTGGTGCCAGTTATTATGGGCTTTCTGGCGGGATTGGGCCCGAAGGAATTGGGCGAAATGATTTTGGCGGGTATCAAGCAGGTAGCCCCGACGGGTATTCTGCTCATGTTTGCCGTGCTGTATTTCGGGACCATGCTCGATGTCGGCCTGTTCGACCCCATCATTGCGGCCATCATCCGCTTCGTGAAAGGCGACCCGCTGAAAGTCATTCTGGGAACAGCCGTGTTGACGATGATCGTCCACCTAGACGGCGATGGTACAGCGACCTTCATGATTGTTATGTCGGCCTTCTTGCCAATCTACAAACAGCTTGGAATCAATCGGTTGATTTTGACCGGCATCGTCGCATTAAGTGTGGGACCTATGCACCTGGTGCCCTGGTCCGGTACCTCGGCGCGGGCTATTTCAACCTTAAAAACCGATGCCACGCAGTTGTTCAACCCCAATATTCCGGCGATTGTGGCCGGAATAGGCTGGGTGCTTTTTGCGGCCTACTGGTTCGGATTAAAAGAACGGAAACGTCTGGGTATTATTGACCTGGATTATGTGCATCAGGAAAGCCTGACCGATGAGCAGCGGCAGTTTCGCCGACCCCGCCTGTTCTGGGTCAATGCCGCGCTGACCGTTGCCCTCATCACCACGTTGATGAAAGGGTGGGTACCGGCACCGGCCCTGTTTATTTCAGCCGCCATTGTTGCGCTGTTGATCAATTACCCCCGCTTGCCCGATCAGCAGAAAGTTCTCCGAAGCCACGGCAACAACATTTTCATGGTGTCGAGTATGATCTTTGCGGCAGGCGTCTTTTCGGGTATCCTGACCGGTTCCAAGATGATCGACGCGATGGCCACGTCCGTCGTTTCGCTGATTCCCCAGCAACACGCGGCCTGGCTACCCACCCTGACAGCCATCACCAGTATGCCCGCCAGTCTGCTCTTCACGCCCGACGCCTATTATTTCGGGGTGGTTCCTATCCTGAGCCAGACAGCCACGCAATTCGGTATCGACCCGCTGGAAATTGGTCGGGCCGCATTGCTGGGACAGATGACGGTCGGGTTTCCGGTTAGTCCGCTCACGGCCTCGACCTTCCTGCTGGTTGGTCTGGCCGACGTGGATTTGGGCGATCATCAGAAATTTATTCTTAAATGGGCCTTCGGCACAACCCTCGTCATGACGCTGGTAGCCCTGTTAACCGGTTCCATTCATTTATGA
- a CDS encoding carboxylesterase/lipase family protein, producing the protein MKIKTTLSSLLVIMFPLLVAGQAKTESTDPIVAGKGIATVPTESGSVRGYVHNGTFTFKGIPYAKAERFMAPTKPDSWTGVRSSMTYGPVCPMDVTTTTYDEIEFPFHHNWGYTNENCLSLNVWTPDINTSKKGTAGRPVMVWLHGGGFTAGSSVELPSYDGENLTKKGDVVVVTVNHRLNVLGYLDLSAYGDKYKNSANAGLMDLVAALQWVHQNIAQFGGDPGNVTIFGQSGGGGKVTSLMNAPSAKGLFQKAIVQSGSYITSFTESELARKVGAALLSELNLQANQIDSLQKIPYERLNAASKKAIRKVADQLKADGKSAAGLGWGPVHDGNFLPNQPNEPAAIALAKSIPLLVGSTKNEFTPFNPSTRDLNMEGAKANLQKKYGDKADAYMAAVKKAYPETVKPSDYTDIDVNFRPLTVQQANAKAIPGAAPVYMYLFTWQSPVMDGIYKSMHCMELPFVFDNIDLCEEMTGGGKAAHTLADKMSRAWIAFARTGNPNHKGLPTWPAYTPENGATMILDNTNQVKNHPDKDLLQIATGKTM; encoded by the coding sequence ATGAAAATCAAAACAACCCTTTCGTCCCTGCTGGTGATCATGTTCCCACTGCTGGTTGCTGGACAGGCTAAAACCGAATCGACCGACCCCATTGTGGCCGGTAAAGGCATCGCTACTGTACCCACCGAATCCGGTTCGGTCCGGGGGTATGTCCACAACGGCACGTTTACGTTCAAAGGAATTCCCTACGCCAAGGCAGAACGCTTCATGGCGCCCACTAAACCTGATTCGTGGACGGGCGTTCGCTCGTCGATGACGTACGGACCCGTTTGCCCAATGGACGTAACCACGACCACCTACGATGAGATTGAATTTCCCTTTCATCACAATTGGGGATACACCAACGAAAACTGTCTAAGCCTAAACGTCTGGACGCCCGATATAAATACTAGTAAAAAAGGCACTGCTGGACGCCCTGTCATGGTCTGGCTACACGGGGGCGGATTTACGGCCGGTTCTTCGGTTGAGCTACCGTCATACGATGGCGAAAACCTGACCAAAAAAGGAGACGTGGTTGTTGTTACGGTAAATCACCGCTTAAACGTGCTGGGTTATCTGGATTTGTCAGCTTACGGAGACAAGTATAAAAATTCTGCCAATGCGGGCCTGATGGATTTAGTGGCTGCCTTGCAGTGGGTGCATCAGAATATCGCTCAGTTTGGCGGTGATCCCGGCAACGTAACCATCTTCGGCCAGTCGGGCGGGGGTGGCAAAGTAACCAGCCTGATGAATGCCCCTTCCGCGAAAGGTCTGTTTCAAAAAGCTATTGTTCAAAGCGGCAGTTACATCACCAGCTTCACCGAAAGCGAGCTGGCCCGGAAAGTAGGTGCAGCACTACTCAGTGAACTAAACCTGCAGGCGAATCAGATCGATTCACTGCAAAAAATACCGTACGAGCGGCTGAATGCAGCCAGCAAAAAAGCGATTCGTAAAGTAGCCGACCAATTGAAAGCCGACGGAAAATCAGCCGCCGGACTAGGCTGGGGACCTGTTCACGACGGAAACTTTCTGCCCAATCAACCCAATGAACCAGCCGCGATAGCCTTAGCAAAATCGATTCCATTGCTTGTAGGATCGACCAAAAATGAGTTTACCCCTTTCAATCCAAGTACCCGTGACCTGAACATGGAAGGTGCCAAGGCTAACCTGCAGAAAAAATATGGCGATAAAGCAGACGCGTACATGGCCGCCGTGAAGAAGGCGTACCCCGAAACGGTCAAACCCTCTGATTATACGGACATTGACGTCAACTTCCGGCCGCTTACAGTTCAGCAGGCCAATGCGAAAGCCATTCCGGGAGCTGCCCCAGTGTATATGTATCTGTTTACCTGGCAGTCGCCGGTGATGGATGGTATCTACAAATCCATGCACTGTATGGAACTCCCCTTTGTGTTCGACAACATTGACCTTTGCGAAGAAATGACGGGCGGTGGCAAAGCGGCCCATACACTAGCCGACAAAATGAGCCGGGCCTGGATTGCGTTTGCCAGAACGGGCAATCCGAACCATAAAGGCTTACCAACCTGGCCTGCCTATACGCCCGAAAATGGGGCTACCATGATTCTCGACAATACAAATCAGGTAAAAAACCATCCCGATAAAGACCTGTTGCAGATCGCTACGGGAAAAACGATGTAA
- a CDS encoding alpha/beta hydrolase: MHAVKQPTHSIRQLLFFMSFLLTFPLYAAKVDSLDVPSVVMKKNLRAVVVLPESYSTAGKSKTTYPVLYLLHGGYGHFNDWILKTPDKTLIHRLADQYNLIIVMPEGEVFSYYLDSPVVRDSQFETYLTKEVIAKIDNTYRTIRTPKGRVITGLSMGGYGGLYLATRHPDLYCAAGSMSGALNLDMNTWKLPPDAAKNIRAEFEKILGPFSQSPDGWAAYSVVGMADKMKTNGLKLVIDCGVDDFLIEPNRELHRRLVFNQTPHDYSERPGGHSWEFWQNALPYQVLFFSKVLNGN; this comes from the coding sequence ATGCATGCAGTAAAACAGCCTACGCACTCAATTCGGCAGTTACTCTTTTTCATGAGTTTTCTGCTAACCTTTCCACTTTATGCGGCCAAAGTCGATTCACTGGATGTGCCCAGCGTCGTGATGAAAAAGAACCTGCGGGCAGTGGTCGTTTTGCCCGAGTCTTATTCAACTGCCGGAAAAAGTAAAACGACGTATCCGGTGCTCTATCTGCTCCACGGCGGCTACGGCCACTTTAACGACTGGATTCTCAAAACACCTGATAAAACCCTGATTCACCGACTCGCCGACCAGTACAACCTCATCATTGTCATGCCGGAAGGCGAAGTATTCAGTTATTATCTGGATAGCCCCGTTGTCAGGGACAGCCAGTTTGAAACCTACCTGACCAAAGAAGTTATCGCTAAAATTGACAATACGTACCGTACCATCCGCACTCCAAAAGGCCGGGTGATCACGGGCCTATCGATGGGTGGCTATGGCGGGTTGTACCTAGCCACACGCCACCCCGACCTATACTGTGCAGCGGGTAGCATGAGCGGAGCACTGAATCTGGATATGAACACCTGGAAACTTCCACCCGATGCGGCCAAAAATATCAGGGCAGAATTTGAAAAGATTCTGGGACCGTTCAGCCAGTCGCCCGACGGATGGGCCGCTTATTCAGTGGTGGGTATGGCCGACAAAATGAAGACGAACGGGTTGAAGCTGGTCATCGACTGTGGTGTGGATGATTTTCTGATCGAGCCCAACCGGGAGTTGCATCGTCGGCTGGTTTTCAATCAGACACCCCACGATTACAGCGAACGACCCGGCGGTCACAGTTGGGAATTCTGGCAAAACGCCCTCCCCTACCAAGTACTGTTTTTCAGCAAAGTGCTGAACGGAAATTAA
- a CDS encoding carboxymuconolactone decarboxylase family protein, with amino-acid sequence MPHIQLAEGLPGITGPMAFSPQTAKPLNDLAEVLLRTNASDSLTQGERELIASYVSKRNECLFCSTCHGAVADYVLGPEKQTVAQTWEDPTTAPISAKLKALLVIADSVRQGGQCVSPEQITTARQQGATDQDIHDTVLISAAFSMFNRYVDGLATWAPADPAAYGQMGAMLATQGYAAQTPSAQPSSI; translated from the coding sequence ATGCCCCATATTCAATTAGCCGAAGGACTACCCGGTATTACAGGACCCATGGCTTTTAGCCCCCAGACCGCCAAACCGCTGAACGATTTAGCCGAAGTGCTCTTACGCACTAACGCCAGTGACTCATTGACCCAAGGGGAGCGGGAGTTGATTGCTTCCTACGTATCCAAGCGTAATGAGTGCCTATTTTGTTCAACCTGCCACGGCGCTGTTGCCGACTATGTGCTGGGGCCAGAGAAGCAGACCGTTGCCCAAACCTGGGAGGATCCCACAACCGCTCCTATATCGGCTAAACTCAAAGCGCTGCTTGTCATTGCAGATAGTGTGCGGCAGGGTGGTCAGTGTGTCAGCCCTGAGCAAATTACCACAGCTCGCCAACAGGGTGCGACCGATCAAGATATCCATGATACGGTGTTGATTTCAGCCGCTTTCAGTATGTTCAATCGGTATGTGGATGGGTTGGCTACTTGGGCGCCAGCAGATCCGGCCGCTTATGGCCAAATGGGAGCTATGCTCGCTACGCAGGGCTATGCTGCTCAAACACCGTCGGCTCAGCCATCCTCGATTTAA
- a CDS encoding carboxylesterase family protein: protein MHTCLLITLVLLLHVTGTSSAQPTPSDPDQHQFARLTYVTKGDTLRYRLSYPIDYDARKKYPLLLYLHGNGERGNDNQRPLLRLPAALTHTTGRQRYSCFILVPQCPKNQVWVDFPDFPKSLHTSAEPTRPAQLTLSLMDELMHQLAIDTDRVYITGYSSGGEGAFDLLTRRPSLFTAAIPVCSVSDTSRARSIYRIPMWLFHGSADSVNRAEYSRLMVGALRRQGGSPIYTEYPEAGHNIVQQAYAEVGLFEWLFRQQKR from the coding sequence ATGCATACCTGCCTCCTGATCACGCTGGTTCTCCTGCTTCATGTAACGGGTACGAGCAGCGCCCAGCCAACGCCTTCAGATCCGGACCAGCACCAATTTGCTCGACTCACCTACGTTACAAAGGGCGATACACTCCGCTACCGCCTGTCGTATCCGATCGACTACGACGCTCGTAAAAAATATCCGCTCCTGCTGTATCTGCACGGCAACGGGGAGCGGGGCAATGACAACCAGAGGCCGCTGTTGCGGCTACCAGCTGCGCTAACGCATACTACCGGTCGTCAACGTTATTCCTGTTTTATTCTCGTGCCCCAATGTCCCAAGAACCAGGTATGGGTCGACTTCCCCGACTTTCCCAAGAGTCTACACACTTCGGCTGAGCCAACCCGGCCTGCTCAACTAACCTTATCGCTGATGGATGAGCTGATGCATCAACTAGCCATTGATACCGATCGCGTGTATATCACTGGTTATTCGAGTGGGGGAGAAGGAGCTTTTGATCTGCTAACGCGCCGACCGAGTTTATTTACGGCGGCCATTCCCGTTTGCTCGGTTTCCGATACGTCTCGGGCCCGATCGATTTACCGCATACCGATGTGGCTGTTTCACGGCTCGGCCGACAGCGTCAACCGAGCGGAGTATTCCCGGCTGATGGTAGGGGCCTTACGTCGGCAGGGGGGAAGTCCTATTTATACGGAATACCCTGAAGCTGGCCACAACATTGTCCAGCAGGCCTACGCAGAAGTCGGCCTATTTGAGTGGCTGTTTCGCCAGCAAAAACGCTGA
- a CDS encoding MBL fold metallo-hydrolase has translation MILTITGYSTALFSTWYFVEELRLLLDAGDGIAPTLLQKSRKIDHIFLSHADRDHVTGLLRLNELNARDGFPTVYYPADAGSIAALETFSKQFDGRVKKTVWHPIGDQQHVQLRKNLFVQSARNNHVVKAQPHEIKSLGYQIYETKTKLKSDFVNLSGEALRQLAEKFGRQTLTDEVRTNLLAYSGDTPAENFDQWNNTQTLIHEATFLTRAEFATLETNRNQHSTLEDVLAAVADLNIKTLILGHFSSRYSAEEIDQAIRRFCTAFHVTIPVHRLLPGQTHWDILRSDPIN, from the coding sequence ATGATACTGACGATAACTGGTTATTCGACCGCCCTATTTTCAACATGGTATTTCGTTGAAGAGCTTCGATTATTACTCGATGCGGGCGATGGCATTGCCCCTACGCTCTTACAGAAATCTCGTAAGATTGACCATATTTTCCTCTCGCACGCTGACCGCGATCACGTAACAGGACTGTTGCGCTTGAATGAACTAAACGCCCGCGACGGCTTTCCCACCGTTTATTATCCAGCCGATGCAGGATCTATTGCAGCACTAGAGACCTTTTCAAAACAATTTGATGGGCGAGTAAAAAAAACGGTATGGCATCCAATAGGTGATCAGCAACACGTTCAGCTTCGTAAAAACTTATTTGTGCAATCGGCCCGCAACAATCACGTTGTCAAAGCCCAACCGCATGAAATAAAAAGCCTGGGCTATCAGATTTACGAGACAAAAACTAAGCTTAAATCAGATTTCGTCAATCTATCAGGAGAAGCGTTGCGGCAGTTAGCGGAGAAGTTTGGGCGGCAAACTCTCACGGATGAAGTCAGGACAAACTTACTAGCTTATTCCGGCGACACACCCGCCGAAAATTTTGATCAGTGGAACAACACGCAGACCTTAATTCACGAAGCGACATTCCTTACCCGTGCCGAATTTGCTACATTAGAAACCAACCGGAATCAACACAGTACGCTGGAAGATGTTCTGGCGGCTGTTGCTGATCTTAACATCAAGACGCTGATTCTAGGCCATTTCTCGTCACGGTATTCTGCGGAAGAAATAGACCAAGCCATTCGTCGTTTCTGCACCGCCTTTCACGTAACGATTCCGGTTCATCGCCTTCTACCGGGGCAAACGCATTGGGATATTTTGCGAAGCGATCCGATTAACTAA